The Rhodocytophaga rosea genome has a segment encoding these proteins:
- a CDS encoding twin-arginine translocation signal domain-containing protein, protein MKTHKPSRRTFIKQSTVAAGSLLLTSQFGFNIMGKATNPDNEIIGHGEYRYKVNKQWGVLDPSKTPVFNCHEMVQDSKGRLIMINDEVKNNVLIYDKSGKLLDSWGTRYPGGHGLTLSAEGGEDFLFIADCGYFLGKDNKWQAQAGEIVKTTTDGKMVFALGHPSTIGIYKPEEKFQPTEIAVAPNGDFYVADGYGSDYIIQYNHQGKYIRHFGGHNNANPEHNLQNAHGVAVDLRNPAAPKLICTSRTENAFKFFTMDGKYIETVKLPGLFVCRPVMDGENLYAGVCWSTSRETGKRIDNSGFVTIMDKNNKVISNPGGSEPEYKKGELQTAFQEGNIFSHGHDVCVDNDKNLYVCQWNANKTYPVKLERV, encoded by the coding sequence AATCTACAGTTGCTGCCGGAAGTTTGCTGCTTACCAGTCAGTTTGGCTTTAATATCATGGGTAAAGCAACTAATCCCGATAATGAAATTATTGGGCATGGAGAATACCGGTATAAAGTAAATAAGCAATGGGGCGTATTAGATCCTTCTAAAACTCCGGTGTTTAACTGCCACGAGATGGTGCAAGACTCCAAAGGCCGGTTGATTATGATCAACGATGAGGTAAAAAACAATGTCCTTATTTACGACAAATCCGGCAAGCTGCTCGATTCCTGGGGTACCCGTTACCCCGGCGGTCATGGACTTACTCTTTCTGCTGAAGGTGGAGAAGATTTTCTGTTTATTGCCGATTGCGGCTATTTTCTGGGCAAAGACAATAAATGGCAGGCACAAGCCGGTGAAATAGTCAAAACCACCACAGATGGGAAAATGGTATTTGCTTTAGGTCATCCGTCTACCATAGGTATTTACAAACCGGAAGAGAAGTTCCAGCCAACAGAAATTGCCGTAGCTCCCAATGGTGATTTTTATGTGGCCGATGGATACGGTTCTGATTATATTATCCAATACAACCATCAGGGAAAATACATCCGTCATTTTGGCGGACATAATAATGCTAATCCGGAACACAATCTGCAAAATGCCCATGGTGTAGCCGTAGACCTTCGCAATCCAGCAGCGCCTAAACTAATCTGTACCTCCCGGACTGAGAATGCCTTTAAATTTTTTACGATGGATGGCAAGTATATCGAAACCGTAAAATTGCCCGGATTATTTGTATGCCGGCCGGTAATGGATGGCGAAAATTTGTATGCCGGTGTATGCTGGTCTACTTCCAGAGAAACCGGAAAACGAATAGATAATTCTGGTTTTGTAACCATTATGGATAAGAATAACAAAGTGATTTCTAATCCTGGAGGCAGTGAACCAGAATACAAAAAAGGCGAACTACAAACCGCTTTTCAGGAAGGCAATATTTTTTCCCATGGCCACGATGTGTGTGTGGATAATGATAAAAATCTGTATGTGTGCCAGTGGAATGCCAATAAAACCTATCCGGTAAAACTGGAACGTGTGTGA
- the wrbA gene encoding NAD(P)H:quinone oxidoreductase: MAVKVAIIYYSATGTTYTLARAVEEGAKSTGSEVRVLKVKELAPKEAIDSNKGWAEHLQKTKDIPEATLADLEWADAIILGAPTRYGMPAAQLKQFIDSTGPLWGQGKLVNKIASSFASAATTHGGHESTILALNNTFYHWGSIIVGPGYADPIQFQSGTPYGSTFVSQNGTLKPDETALNAARFQGKRVAEVAAQFVNGKK; the protein is encoded by the coding sequence ATGGCTGTTAAAGTTGCAATTATTTATTATAGTGCTACCGGTACTACCTATACTTTGGCCCGTGCAGTAGAAGAAGGCGCAAAAAGTACAGGTTCAGAAGTTCGTGTGCTTAAAGTAAAAGAACTGGCTCCTAAAGAAGCCATTGATTCTAACAAAGGATGGGCTGAGCATTTACAGAAAACGAAGGATATACCGGAAGCCACTCTTGCTGATCTGGAATGGGCAGATGCCATTATTCTGGGTGCGCCTACCCGTTATGGAATGCCTGCTGCTCAGCTTAAACAATTTATTGATTCTACTGGTCCTTTATGGGGGCAAGGAAAGCTGGTAAACAAAATAGCTTCATCTTTTGCCAGCGCTGCTACTACCCATGGTGGACACGAGAGTACTATATTGGCCTTGAACAATACATTTTATCACTGGGGATCTATTATTGTAGGTCCGGGGTATGCTGATCCTATTCAGTTCCAGTCGGGTACGCCTTATGGTTCTACTTTCGTGAGCCAGAACGGAACCCTCAAACCAGATGAAACAGCCTTAAATGCAGCCCGTTTTCAGGGAAAAAGGGTGGCAGAAGTAGCGGCTCAATTTGTGAATGGGAAGAAGTAA
- a CDS encoding cation:proton antiporter, translated as MPLLNVTFELPLKEPVLVFSLVLFIILLAPQLAKKIRLPGIIGLILAGVLIGPNGFHLLNRDISIVLFGTVGLLYIMFIAGLEIDMNDFKKNRNKSVIFGVLSFLCSQIGGFVVAYYMLKFSLPASILFGSMLGSHTLLAYPIASKLGISKSRSTTIAVGGTIVADLLSLLVLAIIANSARGQLNSAFWIRLVISLAIYVIVVVFGLPRLGRWFFRNAESEGVSQYIFVLASVFTTAFLAEVAGLEPIIGAFLAGLVLNRLIPHTSPLMNRIEFVGNALFIPFFLISVGMLVDLRVLLLGIDAWVVAATMIVVAISGKWLAAFISQKLFGYSVEERNVIFGLTNARAAATLTAVLIGYDLQILNENVLNGTILMILVTCVVSSLVVENQGRKLAITESQQKPDLSASPNRILVPISNPATIEQLIDFAILIKDRHSEEPIYPLAVVKDADDTQEKLVASKKMLEKAILHASATEHSVQLVSRIDVNIASGILRAIRELMITEVVIGWNGKVSTRERIFGSVLDNLLLESQQMIMVCKILHPLNTMNRVVVVVPPNAELEKGFSGWIHNLKLIASQIGADVHIMAGNSTSSALKNVMNQTKPAVTVTYELFENWDRFAELATKITTNDLFMVVSARHTTLAYHSFLDKMPKLLARHFDPISFVITYPQQQNAEANTLLINGSGEGKMIEVNET; from the coding sequence ATGCCATTATTAAATGTCACCTTTGAATTACCATTAAAAGAACCTGTTTTAGTATTCTCATTAGTATTATTTATTATTCTGCTGGCTCCCCAGCTAGCCAAGAAAATTCGCCTACCCGGCATTATCGGACTTATATTGGCAGGAGTATTAATCGGGCCAAATGGATTTCACCTGCTCAACCGCGATATTAGTATTGTGTTGTTTGGCACAGTAGGTTTATTATATATCATGTTTATTGCCGGACTGGAGATAGACATGAATGACTTTAAAAAGAATCGCAACAAGAGTGTAATTTTCGGTGTATTATCATTTCTATGTTCGCAGATAGGTGGTTTTGTAGTTGCCTATTATATGCTGAAATTTAGCTTGCCAGCCTCTATATTATTTGGCAGTATGCTCGGTTCGCATACCTTACTGGCCTACCCGATTGCCAGCAAATTAGGCATATCGAAAAGCCGTTCTACCACCATCGCTGTAGGAGGTACTATTGTAGCTGATTTGCTTTCACTTTTAGTATTAGCCATTATTGCCAATTCGGCCCGTGGACAATTGAACTCTGCCTTCTGGATCAGGCTGGTGATTTCTCTGGCCATTTATGTAATAGTCGTTGTATTTGGGCTTCCCAGGCTGGGCAGGTGGTTTTTCAGAAATGCTGAAAGTGAAGGAGTTTCTCAATATATTTTTGTACTTGCCTCGGTATTTACTACTGCTTTTCTGGCCGAAGTAGCCGGACTGGAACCAATTATTGGCGCATTCCTGGCCGGACTAGTATTGAACCGCCTCATTCCGCATACTTCACCCCTAATGAACCGGATTGAATTTGTAGGTAATGCGCTGTTTATCCCTTTCTTCCTGATCTCGGTGGGTATGCTGGTAGACCTCAGGGTACTTTTATTAGGAATAGATGCCTGGGTAGTTGCAGCTACCATGATTGTAGTTGCTATTTCCGGAAAATGGCTGGCCGCTTTTATTTCGCAGAAACTATTCGGTTATTCAGTAGAAGAAAGAAATGTAATTTTCGGCTTAACCAATGCCAGAGCCGCCGCCACACTTACGGCTGTTCTGATCGGATATGACCTGCAGATATTGAATGAAAACGTACTGAATGGCACTATCCTTATGATTCTGGTCACCTGTGTAGTAAGTTCGCTGGTGGTGGAAAACCAGGGCAGAAAACTTGCAATTACTGAAAGTCAGCAAAAACCGGATTTAAGTGCATCTCCCAACCGGATTCTGGTTCCTATCTCCAATCCGGCAACCATCGAGCAATTGATAGATTTTGCTATCCTTATCAAAGACCGCCATTCTGAAGAACCTATCTATCCTTTAGCAGTGGTAAAAGATGCGGATGATACCCAGGAAAAACTGGTAGCCAGTAAAAAAATGCTGGAAAAAGCCATTCTGCATGCCTCTGCCACTGAACATTCGGTTCAACTGGTTTCCAGAATAGATGTAAACATTGCCAGTGGGATTTTAAGAGCCATCCGGGAACTGATGATTACGGAAGTGGTGATCGGGTGGAATGGGAAAGTAAGTACCCGGGAACGGATTTTTGGAAGCGTCCTCGACAATCTATTGCTCGAAAGCCAGCAAATGATTATGGTGTGTAAAATACTGCATCCCCTCAATACAATGAACAGAGTGGTAGTAGTTGTTCCACCCAATGCCGAACTGGAAAAAGGTTTTTCCGGCTGGATACATAACCTAAAACTCATTGCCAGCCAGATTGGAGCAGATGTACATATAATGGCCGGAAATAGTACCAGTTCTGCCTTGAAAAATGTAATGAACCAGACCAAACCTGCCGTAACAGTTACCTATGAATTGTTTGAAAACTGGGACCGTTTTGCTGAACTGGCTACCAAAATTACCACAAATGACCTGTTTATGGTGGTAAGTGCCCGGCATACTACCCTAGCATACCATAGTTTTCTGGATAAGATGCCAAAACTACTGGCCCGCCATTTTGACCCAATCAGCTTTGTGATTACCTATCCACAGCAGCAAAATGCAGAGGCTAATACCTTATTAATAAATGGCTCTGGAGAAGGAAAAATGATTGAAGTAAATGAAACATAA
- a CDS encoding MarR family winged helix-turn-helix transcriptional regulator, with translation MKIEEEIKQDKFTSEFEKTSVNILFTSSWLHSLLSSALKPYGISVQQYNVLRILKGQCSKPAMLGLIQERMMDKMSNATRLVDKLIEKGLVDRKQCPMNRRQVDIVITKEGLALIEKIQPALNKIDHSFGINDEEARILNQLLDKFRS, from the coding sequence ATGAAAATCGAGGAAGAAATAAAACAGGACAAATTTACCAGCGAGTTTGAAAAAACGTCGGTGAATATTCTGTTTACCAGCAGTTGGTTACATTCATTATTAAGCAGCGCTTTAAAACCCTATGGCATTTCTGTTCAGCAATATAACGTACTCCGCATATTAAAAGGCCAGTGTTCAAAACCTGCCATGCTTGGTTTGATTCAGGAACGGATGATGGATAAAATGTCGAATGCAACCAGGCTGGTAGATAAACTGATAGAAAAAGGCCTGGTAGATCGCAAACAATGCCCGATGAATCGCAGACAGGTAGATATTGTCATTACAAAAGAAGGATTGGCTTTAATAGAGAAAATTCAACCTGCACTTAATAAAATTGATCATAGCTTTGGAATTAACGATGAAGAAGCCAGAATCCTGAATCAGCTATTAGATAAATTCAGGTCGTAA
- a CDS encoding YceI family protein, translated as MKKTVLFVALVIVAGANVLAQNSTWKLDAAHSKVGFSVSHLVISEVEGKFNKFDAKVTSTKPDFADSQIEFTADINSIDTDNEDRDKHLKSPDFFDVAKHDKLKFVSKSFKKVSENTYKVTGDLTIKGVTKPVTLDAVYGGTVKDPYGNTKAGFKLTGKINRKDFGLTWSALTEAGGAVVGDEVNLVAKVELQKEQLASK; from the coding sequence ATGAAAAAAACAGTCCTGTTTGTAGCCCTGGTTATAGTAGCTGGCGCCAATGTACTTGCTCAAAACTCAACCTGGAAACTAGATGCCGCCCACTCCAAAGTGGGATTTAGCGTAAGCCACCTGGTAATTTCTGAAGTAGAAGGCAAATTCAATAAATTCGATGCCAAAGTAACCAGTACCAAACCAGATTTCGCAGACAGTCAAATTGAATTCACTGCTGACATCAACAGCATTGATACTGATAACGAAGACCGGGACAAGCACCTGAAATCACCTGATTTTTTTGATGTTGCCAAGCATGACAAGCTTAAATTTGTAAGTAAATCTTTCAAAAAAGTAAGCGAAAATACTTATAAAGTAACTGGTGATTTAACAATTAAAGGTGTAACCAAACCTGTAACCCTGGATGCAGTATATGGTGGTACCGTAAAAGATCCGTATGGCAATACAAAAGCAGGTTTTAAACTGACCGGTAAAATTAACCGCAAAGATTTTGGCCTTACCTGGAGCGCATTAACTGAGGCCGGTGGTGCGGTTGTAGGCGACGAAGTAAACCTGGTGGCCAAAGTTGAATTACAAAAAGAGCAATTAGCCAGTAAATAA